One genomic region from Pseudomonas hormoni encodes:
- a CDS encoding enoyl-CoA hydratase/isomerase family protein yields the protein MTAQVSSKGTSSMDATQNEVLAEVRNHIGHLTLNRPAGLNAITLDMVRHLHRQLDAWANDPQIHAVVLRGAGEKAFCAGGDIRSLYDSFKNGDTLHEDFFVEEYALDLAIHHYRKPVLALMDGFVLGGGMGLVQGADLRVVTEKSRLAMPEVAIGYFPDVGGSYFLPRVPGELGIYLGVSGMQIRAADALYCGLADWYLDSEKLVILDDRLDQLAWRDTPLKDLQGLLAQLAVQQLPDAPLSKLRPAIDHFFALPDVPSIVEQLREVTVADSHEWATATADLLESRSPLAMGVTLEMLRRGRHLSLEDCFALELHLDRQWFERGDLIEGVRALLIDKDKSPRWNPPTLQALDAGHVASFFTGFDRSGN from the coding sequence ATGACTGCTCAGGTTTCATCGAAGGGGACTTCGTCCATGGATGCCACGCAAAATGAAGTGCTGGCCGAGGTTCGCAACCACATCGGTCACCTGACCCTCAATCGCCCCGCCGGTCTCAACGCCATTACCCTGGACATGGTCCGCCACCTGCACCGCCAGCTCGACGCCTGGGCGAACGATCCGCAGATTCACGCCGTGGTTTTGCGCGGCGCTGGCGAGAAAGCCTTTTGCGCCGGCGGTGACATTCGCTCGCTGTATGACAGCTTCAAGAATGGCGACACGCTGCATGAAGATTTCTTTGTCGAGGAATACGCCCTCGACCTCGCTATCCACCACTATCGCAAACCCGTACTCGCCTTGATGGACGGTTTTGTCCTGGGCGGCGGCATGGGGCTGGTGCAAGGCGCTGACTTGCGGGTGGTGACCGAGAAAAGCCGTCTGGCGATGCCGGAAGTGGCAATCGGTTACTTCCCGGATGTCGGCGGCAGTTACTTCCTGCCCCGGGTTCCTGGCGAATTGGGTATTTACCTCGGTGTCAGCGGCATGCAGATCCGCGCAGCCGACGCCCTCTATTGCGGGTTGGCCGACTGGTATCTGGACAGCGAAAAACTGGTGATCCTGGACGATCGCCTCGATCAACTGGCGTGGCGCGACACGCCGCTAAAAGACCTGCAAGGCCTGCTGGCGCAACTCGCGGTGCAGCAATTGCCCGATGCGCCACTGAGCAAACTGCGCCCGGCCATCGATCACTTCTTCGCCCTTCCCGACGTGCCGAGTATTGTTGAGCAACTGCGCGAAGTCACGGTTGCCGACAGCCATGAATGGGCGACGGCCACGGCCGATCTGCTGGAAAGCCGTTCACCGCTGGCCATGGGCGTGACCCTGGAAATGCTGCGGCGCGGTCGGCACTTGAGCCTGGAAGACTGCTTCGCCCTCGAACTGCACCTGGACCGTCAATGGTTCGAGCGCGGCGACCTCATCGAAGGCGTGCGCGCCTTGCTGATCGACAAAGACAAGAGCCCGCGCTGGAACCCGCCGACCTTGCAAGCGCTGGACGCCGGGCATGTCGCGAGTTTCTTCACAGGGTTTGACCGGAGCGGGAACTGA
- a CDS encoding MFS transporter — protein sequence MATYSLVIRRLMIVSLTIVVSRAITSPLLTLFLSNKLGLNQQDVGLLLGIAVFIATLLALYGGYIIDRLEKRRLLILAMLSSAIGFVLLTFAENLYLTTLTLVITETASALFLIGSKAILSENLPMGQRAKAFSLRYTLTNIGYATGPMLGVVIAGVYPIAPFLIAGAIAFFSIFLMSGIPRDSAQTPAIGQPQSFLKTLITLKNDRTLIMFTCGCLLSTVVHGRFTLYLSQYLLVTHDSKRALETMAALLACNAISVILLQYQIGRFLKREQLRYWIAGGTSLFILGLIGFSLADSLVSWCVAMFIFTLGEMIIYPAEFLFVDTLAPEELRGSYYGAQNLAALGGALSPVICGFLLMHTPAPTMFYALSALTAMGGFLCFMSGRRVALQQK from the coding sequence GTGGCCACTTACTCGCTCGTTATCCGCCGTTTGATGATCGTCTCGCTGACCATCGTCGTCAGCCGCGCCATCACCAGCCCGTTGCTTACGCTATTCCTGAGCAACAAGCTCGGCCTCAACCAACAGGACGTTGGTCTGCTGCTGGGCATCGCGGTGTTCATCGCCACCCTGCTCGCGCTCTACGGCGGTTACATCATCGACCGCCTCGAAAAGCGCCGGCTGCTGATCCTCGCCATGCTCTCCAGCGCCATCGGTTTCGTGTTGCTGACTTTCGCCGAAAACCTGTATTTGACCACCCTCACCCTGGTGATCACTGAAACGGCGTCGGCGCTGTTCCTGATCGGGTCGAAGGCGATCCTCAGTGAAAACCTGCCCATGGGCCAGCGCGCCAAGGCCTTTTCCCTGCGTTACACCCTGACCAACATCGGCTACGCCACCGGTCCGATGCTCGGCGTGGTGATTGCCGGGGTGTACCCGATCGCGCCGTTCCTGATTGCCGGCGCCATCGCGTTTTTCAGCATCTTTTTAATGAGCGGAATCCCCAGGGACTCGGCGCAGACACCCGCGATCGGTCAGCCACAGAGTTTCCTGAAAACCCTGATCACCCTGAAAAACGACCGCACGCTGATCATGTTTACCTGCGGCTGTCTGCTCAGCACCGTGGTCCACGGGCGTTTCACCCTGTACCTGTCGCAATACCTGCTGGTGACCCACGACTCCAAGCGCGCCCTGGAAACCATGGCCGCCTTGCTCGCCTGCAACGCCATCAGCGTGATCCTGCTGCAATACCAGATCGGGCGTTTCCTCAAGCGTGAACAACTGCGCTACTGGATTGCCGGCGGTACCAGCCTGTTCATCCTCGGCCTGATCGGCTTCAGCCTGGCCGACAGTCTCGTGTCCTGGTGCGTGGCAATGTTCATTTTCACCCTCGGCGAGATGATCATTTACCCCGCCGAATTCCTCTTCGTCGACACTCTGGCACCTGAGGAATTGCGCGGCAGCTACTACGGCGCGCAGAACCTCGCAGCCCTCGGCGGTGCGCTGAGCCCCGTGATTTGCGGTTTCCTGCTGATGCACACGCCGGCGCCGACGATGTTTTATGCCCTGAGCGCACTGACCGCCATGGGCGGCTTCCTGTGTTTCATGAGTGGTCGCCGGGTCGCCTTGCAGCAAAAATAA
- a CDS encoding SDR family NAD(P)-dependent oxidoreductase, with protein MQIENKVFLVTGGASGLGAATAEMLVAAGAKVMLVDMNADAVAAQAERLGAQSVVADISNEAAAEAAVQATVKAFGGLNGLVNCAGIVRGEKILGKNGPHALASFSQVINVNLIGSFNMLRLASAAIAETEPDADGERGVIINTASAAAYDGQIGQAAYAASKGAIVSLTLPAARELARFGIRVMTIAPGIFETPMMAGMTQEVRDSLAAGVPFPPRLGKPGEYAALVRHIIENSMLNGEVIRLDGALRMAAK; from the coding sequence TGAAATGCTGGTCGCGGCCGGCGCCAAAGTGATGCTGGTGGACATGAACGCCGACGCCGTTGCAGCTCAGGCCGAACGTCTGGGTGCGCAAAGCGTGGTTGCGGACATCAGCAACGAAGCGGCAGCTGAGGCGGCGGTGCAGGCAACAGTCAAAGCCTTCGGCGGGCTCAACGGTCTGGTCAACTGCGCCGGCATCGTGCGTGGCGAGAAGATCCTTGGCAAGAACGGCCCGCACGCGCTGGCCAGTTTCAGCCAGGTGATCAACGTCAACCTGATCGGCAGCTTCAACATGCTGCGTCTGGCGTCGGCGGCCATCGCCGAAACCGAGCCGGATGCCGATGGCGAGCGCGGGGTGATCATCAACACCGCGTCGGCTGCGGCCTACGACGGTCAGATCGGCCAGGCGGCTTATGCCGCGTCCAAAGGCGCGATCGTCAGCCTGACCTTGCCCGCTGCCCGTGAACTGGCGCGCTTCGGCATCCGCGTGATGACCATCGCTCCGGGCATTTTCGAAACGCCAATGATGGCCGGCATGACCCAGGAAGTCCGCGACTCCCTGGCGGCCGGCGTGCCGTTTCCGCCACGTTTGGGCAAACCGGGCGAGTATGCCGCGCTGGTCAGGCATATCATTGAAAACAGCATGCTCAATGGCGAGGTAATCCGTCTCGACGGTGCCTTGCGCATGGCCGCCAAGTAA
- a CDS encoding enoyl-CoA hydratase: protein MSYETILLETHGRVGLITLNRPQALNALNAQIVSELNHALDGLEADSNIGCIVLTGSKKAFAAGADIKEMAELTYPQIYLDDLFSDSDRVANRRKPIIAAVNGFALGGGCELALMCDFILAGDNAKFGQPEINLGVLPGMGGTQRLTRAVGKAKAMEMCLSGRLIDAVEAERCGIVARIVPADELLEEALKVAALIARKSLPIAMMVKESVNRAFEVSLSEGVRFERRVFHAAFATQDQKEGMAAFIAKREAEFQGK, encoded by the coding sequence GTGAGTTACGAAACGATTTTGCTGGAAACCCATGGCCGTGTCGGCCTGATCACCCTGAACCGTCCGCAGGCGTTGAACGCGTTGAACGCGCAGATCGTCAGCGAACTGAACCACGCCCTCGATGGCCTGGAAGCCGATTCGAACATCGGTTGCATCGTGCTGACCGGCTCGAAGAAAGCCTTCGCCGCCGGTGCCGACATCAAGGAAATGGCCGAGCTGACCTACCCGCAGATCTACCTCGATGATCTGTTCAGCGACAGTGATCGCGTGGCTAACCGCCGCAAGCCGATCATCGCCGCGGTCAACGGTTTTGCCTTGGGCGGCGGCTGCGAGCTGGCGTTGATGTGCGATTTCATCCTGGCGGGTGACAACGCGAAGTTCGGTCAACCGGAAATCAACCTCGGCGTGCTGCCGGGCATGGGCGGCACCCAGCGCCTGACTCGCGCAGTCGGTAAAGCCAAGGCGATGGAAATGTGCCTGAGCGGGCGTTTGATCGATGCGGTGGAAGCGGAGCGTTGCGGGATCGTGGCGCGGATCGTGCCGGCGGATGAATTGCTGGAAGAAGCGCTGAAAGTCGCGGCGTTGATCGCCAGGAAGTCGCTGCCGATTGCGATGATGGTCAAGGAAAGCGTCAACCGCGCGTTTGAAGTGAGCCTGTCGGAAGGCGTTCGCTTTGAGCGTCGGGTGTTCCATGCGGCGTTTGCGACGCAGGATCAGAAGGAAGGGATGGCGGCGTTTATTGCCAAGCGTGAGGCGGAGTTCCAAGGCAAGTGA
- a CDS encoding acetyl-CoA C-acyltransferase, giving the protein MTLSNDPIVIVSAVRTPMGGFQGELKSLTAPQLGAAAIRAAVERAGLAPDAVEEVLFGCVLPAGLGQAPARQAALGAGLDKSTRCTTLNKMCGSGMEAAILAHDMLVAGSADVVVAGGMESMSNAPYLLDRARSGYRMGHGRVLDSMFLDGLEDAYDKGRLMGTFAEDCAETNGFSREAQDAFAIASTTRAQQAIKDGSFKDEIVPLTVTVGKEQVVISNDEQPPKAKLDKIASLKPAFREGGTVTAANSSSISDGAAALVLMRRSEADKRGLKPLAVIHGHAAFADTPGLFPVAPIGAIKRLMKKTGWSLNDVDLVEVNEAFAVVGMAAMTHLEIPHEKLNVHGGACALGHPIGASGARILVTLLSALRQKGLKRGVAAICIGGGEATAMAVECLY; this is encoded by the coding sequence ATGACCCTTTCCAACGATCCAATCGTTATCGTCAGCGCCGTACGCACCCCGATGGGTGGTTTCCAGGGCGAACTGAAAAGCCTGACCGCGCCACAACTGGGCGCTGCCGCCATTCGTGCTGCTGTTGAACGCGCAGGTTTAGCGCCGGATGCCGTTGAAGAAGTGCTGTTCGGCTGCGTGCTGCCCGCCGGCCTCGGCCAGGCCCCGGCCCGTCAGGCTGCACTGGGCGCCGGGCTGGATAAATCGACCCGCTGCACCACCCTGAACAAGATGTGCGGTTCCGGCATGGAAGCGGCCATCCTGGCCCACGACATGCTGGTCGCCGGCAGCGCCGATGTTGTAGTCGCCGGCGGCATGGAAAGCATGTCCAACGCGCCGTACCTGCTGGACCGCGCCCGCAGCGGTTACCGCATGGGGCACGGTCGTGTGCTCGACTCCATGTTCCTCGATGGCCTGGAAGATGCCTACGACAAGGGCCGCCTGATGGGCACCTTCGCCGAGGATTGCGCCGAAACCAACGGCTTCAGCCGCGAAGCTCAGGATGCGTTTGCCATCGCGTCGACCACCCGCGCGCAGCAGGCGATCAAGGACGGCAGCTTCAAGGACGAAATCGTGCCGCTGACCGTGACCGTCGGTAAAGAGCAGGTGGTGATCAGCAACGACGAACAGCCACCGAAAGCCAAACTGGACAAGATTGCTTCGCTGAAACCGGCGTTCCGTGAAGGCGGCACCGTGACAGCGGCCAACTCCAGTTCGATTTCCGATGGTGCGGCGGCGCTGGTGCTGATGCGCCGTTCCGAAGCCGACAAACGCGGTCTCAAACCACTCGCGGTGATTCATGGTCATGCGGCATTCGCCGACACGCCGGGCCTGTTCCCGGTGGCACCGATCGGCGCGATCAAGCGGCTGATGAAGAAAACCGGCTGGTCGCTGAACGACGTCGATCTGGTCGAAGTCAACGAAGCCTTCGCCGTGGTCGGCATGGCAGCGATGACCCACCTGGAAATCCCCCACGAGAAACTCAACGTTCACGGCGGCGCCTGCGCCCTGGGCCACCCGATCGGTGCGTCCGGCGCACGGATTCTGGTGACCTTGCTCTCGGCCCTGCGCCAGAAAGGCCTGAAACGCGGTGTCGCGGCGATCTGCATCGGCGGCGGTGAAGCCACGGCGATGGCCGTGGAATGCCTTTACTAA
- a CDS encoding HPP family protein codes for MLARWLPAAINTRPSEWSRAAIGMALGTMFSVWLCSQVFGIEVAQHLIGPLGASAVLLFAVSSGALAQPWSILGGYLSAGVIALLVAHVLGRTLGSACLAAGMALILMCWLRCLHPPAGALALTLVLADPATIALDWKALAPVMLGASTMLFSALVYNNLTRIRYPKRASEPVGVVPADHPPIDRQAITAEDLKLALADMEAFFDVTPEDLEQLIHASELHAKRRSIGEVLSRSA; via the coding sequence ATGCTCGCTCGCTGGTTACCTGCCGCCATCAACACCCGCCCCTCGGAATGGAGCCGCGCCGCCATCGGCATGGCGTTGGGCACGATGTTCAGTGTCTGGCTCTGCTCCCAGGTATTCGGCATCGAAGTCGCACAGCACCTGATCGGACCGCTGGGTGCCTCGGCGGTGCTGCTGTTTGCGGTGTCTTCCGGCGCGCTGGCGCAACCGTGGTCAATACTCGGCGGCTACTTGAGTGCCGGCGTGATCGCGCTGCTGGTGGCTCACGTGCTTGGGCGCACGCTCGGCAGCGCGTGCCTAGCCGCGGGCATGGCGCTGATCCTGATGTGCTGGCTGCGCTGCCTGCATCCGCCGGCCGGCGCATTGGCCCTGACGTTGGTGTTGGCCGATCCGGCAACCATCGCCCTGGACTGGAAAGCCCTCGCTCCGGTGATGCTCGGCGCTTCGACGATGTTGTTCAGCGCCCTGGTTTATAACAACCTGACGCGCATCCGTTACCCCAAGCGCGCCAGTGAACCGGTGGGCGTGGTACCTGCCGATCATCCGCCGATCGATCGCCAGGCCATCACCGCCGAGGACCTGAAGCTGGCCCTGGCGGACATGGAAGCCTTCTTCGACGTCACGCCCGAAGACCTTGAACAGCTGATCCATGCCAGCGAACTCCACGCCAAACGCCGCAGCATTGGTGAAGTGCTGAGTCGTAGTGCCTAG
- a CDS encoding acyl-CoA dehydrogenase family protein: MHDIELSEEQVMIRDMARDFARGEIAPHAQAWEKAGWIDDGLVAKMGELGLLGMVVPEEWGGTYVDYVAYALAVEEISAGDGATGALMSIHNSVGCGPVLNYGTEEQKKTWLPDLASGQAIGCFCLTEPQAGSEAHNLRTRAELRDGQWVINGAKQFVSNGKRAKLAIVFAVTDPDLGKRGISAFLVPTDTAGFIVDRTEHKMGIRASDTCAVTLSNCTIPEANLLGERGKGLAIALSNLEGGRIGIAAQALGIARAAFEAALAYSRDRVQFDKPIIEHQSIANMLADMHTRLNAARLLILHAARLRSAGKPCLSEASQAKLFASEMAEKVCSSAMQIHGGYGYLEDYPVERYYRDARITQIYEGSSEIQRMVIARELKNYLV; encoded by the coding sequence ATGCACGATATCGAATTGAGCGAAGAACAAGTCATGATCCGCGACATGGCCCGGGATTTTGCCCGCGGCGAAATCGCGCCCCACGCGCAAGCCTGGGAAAAGGCCGGCTGGATCGACGACGGTCTGGTGGCGAAGATGGGCGAACTGGGGCTGTTGGGCATGGTGGTGCCGGAGGAATGGGGCGGCACTTATGTTGATTACGTCGCCTACGCCCTGGCGGTGGAAGAGATTTCCGCTGGCGACGGCGCCACGGGCGCACTGATGAGCATCCACAACTCCGTGGGCTGCGGGCCGGTGTTGAACTACGGCACTGAAGAGCAGAAAAAGACCTGGTTGCCGGATCTCGCCAGCGGCCAGGCCATCGGTTGCTTCTGCCTGACCGAGCCGCAAGCCGGCTCCGAAGCGCACAACCTGCGCACCCGCGCCGAACTGCGCGACGGCCAGTGGGTGATCAACGGCGCCAAGCAATTTGTGAGCAACGGCAAACGGGCGAAACTGGCGATCGTGTTCGCCGTGACCGATCCGGATCTGGGCAAGCGCGGTATTTCCGCGTTTCTGGTGCCGACCGATACCGCCGGTTTCATCGTTGATCGCACCGAACACAAGATGGGCATCCGTGCTTCCGATACCTGTGCGGTAACCCTGAGCAACTGCACCATTCCCGAAGCCAACCTGTTGGGCGAACGCGGTAAAGGCCTGGCCATTGCGCTGTCCAACCTCGAAGGCGGACGCATCGGCATCGCCGCGCAGGCGTTGGGCATCGCCCGTGCCGCGTTCGAAGCTGCGCTGGCCTACTCCCGTGATCGCGTGCAGTTCGACAAGCCGATCATCGAGCACCAGAGCATTGCCAATATGCTGGCCGACATGCACACCCGTCTGAATGCCGCGCGGTTGCTGATCCTGCACGCCGCGCGGTTGCGCAGTGCGGGCAAGCCGTGTTTGTCGGAGGCTTCGCAGGCCAAGCTGTTTGCGTCGGAAATGGCCGAGAAGGTCTGCTCGTCGGCGATGCAGATCCATGGCGGGTATGGGTATCTGGAGGATTACCCGGTGGAGCGTTACTACCGGGATGCGCGGATTACGCAGATTTATGAAGGGTCGAGCGAGATACAGCGGATGGTGATTGCCCGGGAGCTGAAAAACTACCTTGTGTGA
- a CDS encoding acyl-CoA dehydrogenase, producing MIPNDEQLQISEAARQFAQERLKPFAAEWDREHRFPKEAIGEMAELGFFGMLVPEQWGGCDTGYLAYAMALEEIAAGDGACSTIMSVHNSVGCVPILNYGNDDQKERFLKPLASGAMLGAFALTEPQAGSDASGLKTRARLEGDHYVLNGCKQFITSGQNAGVVIVFAVTDPSAGKRGITALIVPTDSPGYKVARVEDKLGQHASDTCQILFEDVKVPVANRLGEEGEGYRIALANLEGGRVGIASQSVGMARAAFEAARDYARERESFGKPIIEHQAVAFRLADMATQIAVARQMVHYAAALRDSGKPALVEASMAKLFASEMAEKVCSAALQTLGGYGYLNDFPLERIYRDVRVCQIYEGTSDIQRMVISRSL from the coding sequence ATGATTCCCAATGACGAACAACTGCAGATCAGCGAAGCGGCCCGGCAATTCGCCCAGGAACGGCTGAAACCGTTCGCCGCCGAATGGGATCGCGAGCACCGTTTCCCCAAGGAAGCCATCGGCGAGATGGCCGAACTGGGTTTCTTCGGCATGCTGGTACCCGAGCAGTGGGGCGGTTGCGACACCGGTTACCTGGCCTACGCCATGGCGCTGGAAGAAATCGCCGCCGGTGACGGCGCCTGCTCGACCATCATGAGCGTGCACAACTCGGTGGGTTGCGTGCCAATCCTCAACTACGGCAACGACGATCAGAAAGAGCGCTTCCTCAAGCCGCTGGCCAGCGGTGCGATGCTCGGCGCTTTCGCGTTGACCGAACCGCAAGCCGGTTCCGATGCCAGCGGTTTGAAAACCCGCGCCCGTCTCGAAGGCGATCACTACGTTTTGAACGGCTGCAAGCAGTTCATCACCTCCGGGCAGAATGCCGGGGTGGTGATCGTGTTTGCGGTGACGGACCCGAGTGCCGGCAAACGCGGGATCACCGCGCTGATCGTGCCCACCGACTCACCGGGCTACAAGGTTGCCCGCGTTGAAGACAAACTCGGCCAGCATGCGTCCGACACCTGCCAGATTCTGTTCGAAGACGTCAAAGTGCCGGTGGCCAACCGACTGGGCGAGGAGGGCGAAGGCTACCGGATCGCCCTGGCCAACCTCGAAGGCGGCCGTGTCGGCATCGCCTCACAATCGGTGGGCATGGCCCGCGCCGCGTTTGAAGCGGCCCGGGATTACGCCCGTGAACGCGAGAGTTTCGGCAAACCGATCATCGAACACCAGGCCGTCGCGTTTCGCCTGGCGGACATGGCAACCCAGATCGCCGTCGCCCGGCAGATGGTGCATTACGCCGCGGCGTTGCGTGACAGCGGCAAACCGGCGCTGGTCGAAGCCTCCATGGCCAAGCTATTTGCCTCGGAAATGGCTGAAAAGGTCTGCTCGGCCGCATTGCAAACCCTCGGCGGTTACGGTTACCTGAACGACTTCCCGCTCGAGCGGATCTACCGCGACGTGCGGGTGTGCCAGATCTACGAAGGCACCAGTGATATTCAGCGCATGGTCATTTCGCGCAGTCTTTAA